Sequence from the Nymphalis io chromosome 14, ilAglIoxx1.1, whole genome shotgun sequence genome:
atcGTCCTTATGAGGGATTATgggataaatatttgaaaaaacttGTAATATATTGTAGATTATCATTAGCGACATACCTGCAAGCTCTTTAAGAAACTTTGGGTTCCACAATCCCTCCAACTCTTTGTGGGGGGTGCCTAGcggtatgaaattttaaatgtaaaaatgtttgatttcgtaatctttataaaaaaaacaaaatattatcacgAAAAATTGCTTTTTACGTGtacataaagtatataaaataacatgctATAAACAACCATGTCACAGCTGACCAAAGCGTTTTAAGCTTTCCtcttgaaaagaaaaaattaacagtttattcCATTACACTGTTCCAGTGCTGGCCTTGCCTTGAACAGAATTACACTATTATAGcagttgcaaaaaaaaatacatacaagatAAATTTCGAAATTGAAATTCTGATCATTCTTTAAAATAGAATCTAGAATCTAGAACTTGAAAGGAAAGTAACTGATCTAAAGTTAAAAGAATACGTATTATTAGAAAAATCgcatataaattgttaataatgaaaagaacataacgtataatattatacatttaaatgatCTTATATACTCATACTCTATAGCCTTAGATTTAATAGCGAAAATAGTTTATCACATTTCATCTTCAGTTACAAGATTGAAGTAAAAAAGCCGCATTACagtagcgtggtggagtaagctccaaacttccTCCACAAGGAGAGGAgcttagcccaccagtgggacatttacaggatggtactttactttgtataaaagtataaatatgcGTTATGATCTCTTCATATTAAATCGGAATTGCGAAACAGCAATCGAAGACGCTGGAAGATATTTTATTCGCAAGGCGCGGATAGGCATATGTTTATagtaaagatttaaaattaaaagttttgaatGTAGTAAATGCTTTATCGATGTCATTGACTACATTTCAGTCTAGTCAATCCTTAAATCCGCAGTATCGACATTACAATGACCCCAGATAGACCAGAGAAACTAACtgcattaaaattgaataacggTGCCTCGACGCTGGAAGTAGAAAGCTGTTCTCTACTGACGTATGGAAACTATTTGTCATGGTACAAGGTAAGGTTTCTCGGGGGAGGTACCTGCAGTCGGTCGACGATAGCGGCGGCGGTAGCGGCCAGGTGCAGCACGAGCGGACGTGGATTAGTACGCAATACATCCGCAGCCACGGCGATCACCTCCTCCGACACGCCATTGCATCCACAAGCATCGAGCTCCTGGAACGCGGATAGGTAATTAGTAACCGGGACACAATGAAACGCGCCGCCTGCGTCCGCCACTCACCTCCAGCAGGTGACAGGCGCGCAGCACGGCGGAGAGCGGCACGGCGGACAGGGCGGGCATGCCGCGCGCGGTGAGCATGGCGAGGCGCGGCAGGCCGGCGGCGGCCGCCAGCCCCGCGTCCGAGAGCGCCACCAGGTACGACACGTCCAGCCGCGCCAGCGCCGGGCACGCGCCGCACACCGCCACCACGCCCTCGTCGCCCACGCCTGGCGGCAGAGCCTTCACTGAGCGATCGCCCGACGGAGGGTCGATGGCAAATTAGCAGTCGGTGGCTTCGATAGAGACTTACCCGGATACGGAAACCCCTTCCTGGAATTACAACTGGATACGTTTAGCGATTCCAATTTTGGACAGGATTGCGCCACAGTTTTCAAAACTGCGTCGGTGATGTAAATATTTCTGCTCAAATTCAAAATCTTCAAATCGGTCAGGCCAGCTAAAGAATTACAAAATGCATCATTTCCGGGAGGGTTGAGAACCATTTCCACGGACGTGTATTCGCTGAGAGAGAGCTCTTCGAGTCTTGGCAGTTTGCTTATTATTAGAGGTATTATTTTCCACATAGTGACAGGGCAGACGTCTAATTTGAGAGACGTTAAGCTCGGTAGGTTTTCTATAGCGGCACTGAGAACGGTGCCTTGAAGGCTATAGCAGTTATAGAACGCTAAAGATGATAGTTTCGAAGGATTGGACCCTGTGAGGAAAAAACCAGTCACATGTGTATTGTTGGCAACGGTCAGACTTTCAATGCATGAATCACCTTTGACTAAATTGACCAAACTCGAATCTGTGAGCTGAAAGAAattgtttcaatgttaaatttgcaactaaattaaattaattccattttaaaataaatatgtaccttGTTACACGACACAAAAGAGAGACTTTTAAGGTGTTTGCATCCATAAATTAATGGGTTCCAATTTTTTGTGTGCATTCCGACCACCTGAAAGTAATGAACATAATGGTAGAGCACACAATTAATTGTCACTGACTGCACTGTGATGGCAAGTCCTTCACCTTGAGCTCCTCGAGCAGCGGACAGAACTTGCCCACGGTATGCGCGGTGCGGTCGTTGAGCGCGGACCAATGGTGATCGATATGCAAACGTAGCAGCGACGCGCCCAGTCGCTGCAGCAGGCGCCGCAGCACGGCCGTCGTCAGCGTCACCGGCACGTGCTGCCACCACGACGTCTTGAATGTTCGCGTACCTGCACATAAATAAACACTTATGTCTCACTGTCAAAGCgccctttaataataataatacatatttttatctagAGTTATAAGGGTGACGGTCGCGCTCCCAAAGCTAAAATAATCTACAAATAAACCACGCATCAAACAGTTCTATTTTCCTAATGCTTTTATCGATCTAAAAAATTACTGACCCTGGAAATATTCTTGAACCATATTTTGCCATCCTTTACTAACTCTTTCGGATCTGATAAGATCTCTAATAGGAACATAAGTTAAAATGTGTGACAAACAATCTCTGTTGAGTATATCCAATATATTATAAGGTCTGTCATCTTCAGTCTCGTCattctaaaacaaaacaaaccatCAGTAGTCTATCATTCACAAATTACATTCATTACTTTGAATTTGATtcaatacatacaattatttcgTTGCTAATTGTTTCAATGTTCTCACTTTCAATAGTAACAGTAGGATCTGCTGTACTACCTAAATAAAGCAAAAaggattaatataattataatttttcgaAAAGTATActattatgttttcatttattttaagaccATTTAATACAGACATTATAGggtaaattattatagtattaaaaaaaaataatttactaaaaatctTCATGAccaaaaatgaatacaaaactaTATATTCTAGATATCTCTACCATTTTGTTGATCTCTCCTCCAACTGCTGTTAGGATCTTCTCTGCGAATATTAGGCTTCCATTGTACTCTGCCATCTGAATCCTCGGATGGCTGATGCCAACTATCAGCTGGAGATATTCTGAGATTACGACCATCTAGTGTCTTCTCATGTAAAGGGGCTTGTAGAGCtctgtttttgattttataagtaaaacaatcatATATCGTAATGATTAtagcttatttataaaagttttctataaatttatgaCAAAGTTGACACagtcaaataaatatgtaaatagtcTCTGTTTACCTAtttctttatgtttatttatttttaggaaataaaagtctacatttttttccttttacttataaactgaatcatttaaaaaacaaaaatattattctgtattaatatttttttggaaatttgATACAGTGCAGCAAAGATTCCTTTTGTTAGAACTACAGGAAAATGATTGTATAATACATTCAACAACAATCTAAAAttgatatgtttaatttgtgtttgtgtttttcATTTCTTACTTTAAcactgttgttttttttattaagttaaatatttatgtacccaATCAAAATGACGAGTTTTAGAAAGAAATTTGCGATAGTCATTTTAAAGAACTACATGTACTTATCCATAGCCTTCcaatttgattcaaatttaattacttagtgCATTcaaattaactataatttatcaTGGGTTGAGTCCAAGAAAATTTCAAGCactattaattactatttgcaATAAAGTAGTAATAAATGGCCACAGTAAATTGGCTATTTCCTTCAGGGGTTGCACTTATTGCAGATTCACAGCTTGTAGGTTGTCTACAGGTGCAGGAACACACAGTTTAAACATTACTCTAacacaaatgaaataaacttgCACTCTATTGGGACAGATACCATAGCTACATATCAAACTATATACACATAATCTTTGCACAACACTAAGTAAGAGATTTGTCACATTCATACATTATTGATTTGGGCACTAAATATTATTCTTGCCAGAGGCGCTCATGACCCTAGATACAACGCTactatactacttttatttaaatctattttcttcTGTGCACCATTTCAAATTTCCACTTTGTATGTTAAGCCGAGACTGACATTTACATCATAccaaatttaagtaaaatttaaatatagatagaaTGACAAATAGTGCATGCAAATCGATGGTATTGGTTTCTATATTCATAACACTTAttgaaagttaattttaaattatgttacataTAGTAAAATTACTTGTGGGCATCTGCTGGATTGCTAAAAGTGACAAAAGCATAAGTTGGCACTGGTGTTCTGTTAGGCCCTCTGTCACCCATCCTTAACCAGCAGCTCTTAATAAAACCATACTGAGCAAACACCCCAAATAAATCTGTTCTTGTGGTctaaaagtagaaaaaaaaatttgttagtGTTTTTAACActtgaaaaaattattaaaaccataaacttaaaaaaataataattacgacgtcaatttttattattaatatttcgtgtcagttataaaaatgtttataagccGACAACATGTGTTTAAAACCAtgtgacaatattttttatgtatttttgtaatgcAAATTAAAAGTTCATATTTTTACTTACTGTAGGTGGTAAGTTTGATACATATAACTTCCTAATAGGTATACCATCTTCAGTATGTGTAGGAACACTTCTTAAGCCGTAAGGTGTAACATCTAGATTTGCTCCTATTTCAACTGAAACCAATATGCCAGTAAATATTTGGCTTCAGctaattttttaactatttccatctataaataaataaaaactgcatACATAGTTCTCCATGAACAATGTGAAATAACTCAGGATCGTATATTGCTTCATCTTCGTCGTCAAAAAACATGGCTTAAAGACGATTTAGTTATGGCAGTGTTTAATTTAAGCGATAACTATAACTAACATGTAAACTTAATAATCTTATATGGCTATAAATCACAAGAATTTAGAGTATATACTCaacaaaaaaatgataatcGCTATATAATGCAATCAACATACAACGGTCGTGATTTTTATGACAATGTTGCCATAGTTTGGTATggtattaaattatcaaaacatTCATTATTGTCTATGTCGTGACTTTTCTCCACGTAGATTCTCGTCACGTTTAATagataaatttcaaaaattctccAGAATTAACTTACGTAGATAAAAAGGTAGATCAATCAGAACTCAAAATTCCATCCTCACCATCTCGGTGACAGCGTATAATCATTTTAACCATAATTGTTAATCTGATCACATTTTGCTCATGTCTCGCATCGTTagattacaattacaatatgtaCTCATTAATTACGATTACAGATTAAGGAAAATAATCCAAAGAGAAATTATGTTCGGTGATTAATCATTATTGATCTGTAATCGTAATCAAGTAATCTAgattatgaataattttgaGAAGAACACGCGTAGGTTattctgaataaaaataatcattacttTTAATCAGATTATTAATCTGATTACAAAAGTAGTTCATTAGTCTTATCTAAACTTTAATCTGTGCTCTTTACTTTTTGACTGCACAGAATATTAAGAGCAGTGTTTTCAATTTTGACCTTTGAACAGAGATTACCAggtttatatcatatttatttgaatttttcaaGAAAATTCGAATTACATCAAGAaagtactattttttaaataaccaccTGAgagaatactttttattttcatatcgtACGACCGCCAATTCACAACGTCTGGCAGCACTGCTTCTGTCAACTCTTTGGTTTTTGGGGTAGACAGAGAAACCGATCTGTCTACGGAATTTGGTCAGCCATATGAATGGTATAACACAAGTGAcaacagataatatatttttatgaaaactgaaataattgaaaaggaaattatttaattaatatcaccGGCTTTTGGTGGAAATGATGTagaaatttcttacaaaaatgggggatattaaaaaaagaaataaaataaataccaaaagTGCAAATATTGAGAAAAATGACAATGAAAAATCGGTTGAAAAAgtgtaattagttttaatattggtcttaatttatgaatttattgtaGCTCTTAGCTAGCTTGATCATAACATATGATACCTCTTTCTATTTTTCAGATCCATTAATAAAGGTTTACCACTAAGAATTCTCTCACGATCAGTTGTAATTGTTTCTTTGcttattgttgtttattattcatctaaaAACAATGTTCAAACTTTTGCAAAACAATCTGAGTTGCTACCAGGTAAAGGACAAATTGTTGAATGTTCCCCTGAATATGTAAAAGATATAGACAAATATGAAGGTTGTGCGCCTAAATACTGCAAAAGATTTGTTACTGATAAAGTAATTTCTGTGAGAGAAACTGAAGAGTTGTTGAAGCTAGCCCAAAAAGGTTTAAAGTATGGAGGTTCTTTTGGTGGTGCTTCTATATTGGACCTACATAGTGGAGCATTATCCAAAGGACAGCATTtcgttaatgtttataaaatggaTGAAATGAAAAATCTTTTCACACAAGAtgactttaacatttttaaagtatgtattattttaaaatttgagaacatttaaagttttatgaaaaaatcattggttattaattttaattatttgtttactatTTCTAGGATGTCaaggataaaattaaatacacaattgCACATCATTTTGGTGTACGGCctgacaaattatatttaactcatCCAACATTCTTCTCAGAAATAACATCTAAAACTGCTTTTACGGTTCATGATGAATACTGGCATCCGCATGTTGACAAAGTAATtgtagtaatttattaattttatatttcatcaattattattttgtaattattcctcgaaacggattttttttatgaactgTATAACTGATATCTTGCATTTTTTTCAGGAAACTTATAAGTCCTTCCATTATACAACATTACTTTATCTTGGAGATTATAACATTGACTTTAGAGGAGGTAGATTTGTCTTCATTGATGATAAATTTAACAGTACAATAGAACCACGGAAAGGCAGATTAAGTATGTTTACTAGTGGTGGTGAAAATTTTCATTATGTTGAGAAAGTCACTTCAGGTGTGAGATATGCAATAACAATTTCTTTCACATGTGATGAAAAATTTGCCATTAATGACCCTAGTCCagccaattattataattagttttaaacaacattccaaaattataataaaatagatttaataaataatgtgctttttttatttacacttttgtcttaatttataatgagaATAATAAGATTTAGTGCAATTAACTAATTtgcttgaattaatttaagtgTTACAAGAATCTACATAGCTAGTTGTTAAATGTTGTactacataaatatgtttttttttttatagaataggaagatggacgttcatatgggccacctgatggtaagtggtcaccaacgcccttagacattggcattataagaaatattaaccaccgcgtacatcaccaatgcgccacctaccttggtaactaaaatgttatgtcccttgtgcctgtaattacactggctccctcacccttcaaaccggaacacaataatatcaagtattcctgttttgcggtagaatatcatatATGTTTATTCATGAAActatgattattaattttagtttgtcttttattaataaaacataattagttatattatataaattatccgATTGTTATGCAATATACGTAAATTTCCTGATGAAGGTGGAGATAAAATTACCTTGATGTCTTGATATTTTAGATATCTTGTTATTGATATAAAGATAcacatataactttttttttttataaattcaattaagtacaaataaatatcttacTTACAGTGATAACAGAAAAACTCGTTAAATAGAGATATTGAAATTTGAGTAAAGCCAAGGAGCTTAAGAACCAGGCTATCAAAATTCCaaacaaaatttgaaatttaagcaCTCTTCTTTAGCCTAAATAATGACACTGAAAATCAGTTATTGCCTGTAAAAGATTAGGCTTTATGTTCAACATCTTTGCTTTATTCTTAATgaagtttttattgaaaaaaaatagaaatgtcaaattttaaaaaacaaaacactgtGAATCGATTAATTGCGCAAGTGTGGCATATTGTttacacaaaaaaacaaaatacaaaaaacatgtcatacatttttattttggctCTCTTTAAATTCTAGTGATACTGAAAAAACGTACCAATTTAGTTCAAAATTTATTCAGTGGTATATTaacagtattttatatttttgcgtcGTTAGCCTATCGTagactaaattttttttagataatcgAAAATGGACCGATCCACTACAGATCATAGTGATTCTGATTCTGGAGATAGTTGGACTCTAATTGAGAATAGCTCCACGTACGCTGATGATGCGCTAGATGTACCTGATCATACAACTGAAAGGTATTAATagcttttaaagtaatttagtaTATTAACTAGATTTAATCGATGATGTAATTATCACTTAAatctgtaatttttaattattgaaatgaatACAACTTCGATTTGggattataaatgtaattatcagtcaatatttacaaaacaagacaaatataatttagtacttttatggTTTCGATATAATGACTGGCACATTTTGTAGTTAAAATTTTGCTTACTAAAGAAAAGTTTTGAAATGAGTTGGATGAAagccaatttaatattttttttgcaaataatttGCAACACAAAGGAGCAAATATGAACAATAGGTTTTGcctattcattttttatttatggattatatgtgtataagtaattactttaaaaaaatatataaacaaactatgGAACTACATGGTTGGTATCCTATATAAGACTGTTTGTGTAGGTATTGATACTGATCATTTATTCTTCTGCCTAAAGAGGAATACTTTGTTTTTCTGTGTCTTAGATCTAATTGTGAGTGATGTATTGAATTTAAAGGCACAAGAGACAATTTAGCAAAAGATGCAACATCTTAGTTACTATTGGCATTGTATTTGGAgctaaattgttaatattactaACAATATCAATATGCATTGCTGACTGCTTATCTTAGTTGAGCTTAATTGgcaaactatatttaaattataaaaaatttttgaatGCCAAATTTTTTGGAggtctttaatattatatgaattttaataacatgtTCATTATTTCAGCACCAAGGTGGAACATCATGATAAAGACGAGGACACTGATGGTATATCTATTATCACTGACAGTGAACCAGAGTCTTCTTCACCATGTGAAATAAACTATGAACATTATCTTTTAGAGGAAAATTTGGCACCAGAACATCATATTCCACAATTCATGACGGTAAATTCTGACTTGCatgattttaaaaatcacaATGAATCTAAAAAAGAAGATGATGATTTTCTCGGAGATAGCGGGGAAAAGCATAAGACATATGTACATAGGCGAAATAAAAGATTGAGCACAGTACTTAACATCATAATGTTGGGTAGTGTGATAACAGCTGCAGGTGTAGCTATTGGTCACATGTGGGGTGCTAAAACAGACTGTTCCGTGCATACTTCtccaaatgtaaataaaatattgtccaATCTTTATAAACTACAAGAAGAAAATGCTTATTTATGGAATAAATTAAAGGAGTTGACAGCcttaaataatcatcaaatgAATCAACAAAAGACtacattgaaacaaaataaatgtaagaaaatatttgaagaaCCCTTGATAAATAATGACAGTAAGAAAGTTACAAAATGTGTTGACAGTAAATTCATAAATGATgacaaattactaaataaagaCATGGATAAAGCAGCTCATGAAAATCAATTTTCATTAGAAGACGTGATAGATAATAATCATGCTTACCAAAAAAACAAGAAATGGTTAgatgatgaaattttgcaaacttCTAATCAGAAGccatcaaaaaaattaaagacacggcACACTCCTAAATCTTTAGAACATAATCCTAAGAATCAAAACAAAGAAAATGACTCAAAGGAAATCATTTATGTTaaagaaaatagtaaaaatgaaaaaaaaaatactgaagaATATCTGAATGAAACACAAGATTTGTCAAGTGCAATTacactaaattatattaacaatataaataataaagagagTGAAGCTTTTAAATCagaatataagtatttaaataacaaaaagttaCTTAAAAAACCATATGGTCCCGAAAAAGACTTTTCTTTGAATTATGTAGACAAACTTGAAAATGAGAAAAATAAAGATCAGTTTAAAAACTATATGAGACTTAAAGGAGCATATGGTTATGAGTTTGATCTTtcaaataaaggaaaaaatacaaaaactaattttaacagCTTAAACGAAGAATATGATTTGTTTAATGACTTCAATCATAAAAGACATCAATCCATCAAGAAAAGAGaaagtaataaaacttttaaagtagAAACTAAAGATCTTGATACAAATCAAATATCAAAAGATAAATTTGGTACTGAAGAGGAATTCTTAAGGagcattaaagataaaaaagaaatgaagaAAAGCctcaaaagtattaaaaaagcatttaaaaataacagtaaagATTTCGATAAGGGAAAAACCACTGAAGGAAAggaatttttaagaaatataaaagataaaaaccaaaaaataatcaataaaagtGAAAGTAACAAAGCATTTGAGaaggaatataaaattttaatgaaaaataatactcCAAACAGCGAATACGATTCCGAAGAAGAAAGTAACATGAAAGATagcaatttgaaaaaaaataaaagggaAGATACCAAAATacttcaaaagaaaaataaaaagaacataaAGCATGAAACACTAAAAGGAAAATACAATACTGCTGAGCAAGTTATGAAAGATCAAAATCTTAATGGATATAATCAAAAGGAAAATGAGATGTGTGAAATGAATACTAAAAGTTTGTACACCAATGAAGGTTCTAACGACGAATTGGGTGTTAACGAAGAttctttaaatatcaaaaataatagaGTAAAAGAGAACAGTGAGAAAGCTTGTACCatgaaaaataatgatttaaagtGGAATAAAACACCAAAAAATGAAAACGATAGCAAAATAAAAacgcaaataataaataatgattctaTTAAGGACAAAAAAGCAACTGGTGAAGACTATTACCAAAGTGACATCAGTGATGAAGACTTGAAAAAGGATAACAGATATATTGGTCAAAAGCAGAAAGAAGAAAGGAAGAAATATGATCGTCAACATTCACATAAAAAAGTGAAAAGAAGGAATAAATATGAACAATGGGAAATGAAAGGCGGTTTATTCAAAGACTATGATGATATTTCAATGTCTTCATCTCAAGAAAATGAATATTCATTCAATGAACCAAATTCGCAGAACGACGAAAACCGTAAACGTCAACTAAGAGATAATTCTAATAAGGCAGAAGATAACTTAAATGATGATCTTAAAGATTATGTAAAAAGTTCTCAAAAAGTTAATGAAGGTGAGGATGAAGAAAATTGGCTACATAAAAGAGCGAAATTTCGTACAGAAGCAAGGCAAAAGCTTGACAAGGAGTCCTCTGTTAAGAATGGCATCAATGCTGCCGGTTGGTATTTTCGACGTATGCGCAAACGTGAGCAAAGTCGTGGGAAAGTCGATAGCAGCACTTaccgaaaattattaaaacataaattttaaattagaacaTGTTATTATAGTATAAGAAAATTTGTTGTATTACTAGATCATTAAGGTTCAATTAGACACAATGCTTTTATAAAAGCATTTAAAACAATACGAAAGCTGTGTAacttacatatttttacatacacTCGAAATTTTGTACAGGGATACTAGGAGAGTTTGTgtgataaaagattttattttttaacatttctttattcgagtttaaaatctattaaatagttatgttaattgtgatataaataaacttttagacTTTCCAGTTTTCTTGGGCGGTCAGGACCTCCATTAGTTGTGCCGATGCTaccaattataatgtaataacagTACCTACTTTTGAATTTCTTTCAatgcaaataatatatcatagatatttttgtataattaaatattaatgtgatagaatataatgattataataaaaaggtcTTCACATATGAGAAAAAGTAATTTGTGCTATTTAAAATTCACTGCTAAGGTTATAGAATAGTTTTATTCACAATGTATAGAAACTGTTAACACTTGCCCTTTCGGATTTTAGTATCcagtgatatttataatttaagtttactaaatttgtaagtattatcaataaatatagtaataaaacacataaattttttttaaatatttgatagaaGTACTGTTTAATCATCTTCAATAAGTccattgataattaaattt
This genomic interval carries:
- the LOC126773186 gene encoding F-box/LRR-repeat protein 7-like; amino-acid sequence: MFFDDEDEAIYDPELFHIVHGELFEIGANLDVTPYGLRSVPTHTEDGIPIRKLYVSNLPPTTTRTDLFGVFAQYGFIKSCWLRMGDRGPNRTPVPTYAFVTFSNPADAHKALQAPLHEKTLDGRNLRISPADSWHQPSEDSDGRVQWKPNIRREDPNSSWRRDQQNGSTADPTVTIESENIETISNEIINDETEDDRPYNILDILNRDCLSHILTYVPIRDLIRSERVSKGWQNMVQEYFQGTRTFKTSWWQHVPVTLTTAVLRRLLQRLGASLLRLHIDHHWSALNDRTAHTVGKFCPLLEELKVVGMHTKNWNPLIYGCKHLKSLSFVSCNKLTDSSLVNLVKGDSCIESLTVANNTHVTGFFLTGSNPSKLSSLAFYNCYSLQGTVLSAAIENLPSLTSLKLDVCPVTMWKIIPLIISKLPRLEELSLSEYTSVEMVLNPPGNDAFCNSLAGLTDLKILNLSRNIYITDAVLKTVAQSCPKLESLNVSSCNSRKGFPYPGVGDEGVVAVCGACPALARLDVSYLVALSDAGLAAAAGLPRLAMLTARGMPALSAVPLSAVLRACHLLEELDACGCNGVSEEVIAVAADVLRTNPRPLVLHLAATAAAIVDRLQAPPTKSWRDCGTQSFLKSLQQEYDGHKLLTINLYEDRSNPQLRPDFVDRIFEENSEGSLDDILYDNDFNNFLVSDDEMFLGEGLDDDEHVLEFRGPNIVLL
- the LOC126773176 gene encoding 2-oxoglutarate and iron-dependent oxygenase domain-containing protein 3-like; translated protein: MGDIKKRNKINTKSANIEKNDNEKSVEKVSINKGLPLRILSRSVVIVSLLIVVYYSSKNNVQTFAKQSELLPGKGQIVECSPEYVKDIDKYEGCAPKYCKRFVTDKVISVRETEELLKLAQKGLKYGGSFGGASILDLHSGALSKGQHFVNVYKMDEMKNLFTQDDFNIFKDVKDKIKYTIAHHFGVRPDKLYLTHPTFFSEITSKTAFTVHDEYWHPHVDKETYKSFHYTTLLYLGDYNIDFRGGRFVFIDDKFNSTIEPRKGRLSMFTSGGENFHYVEKVTSGVRYAITISFTCDEKFAINDPSPANYYN
- the LOC126773180 gene encoding uncharacterized protein PF3D7_1120600-like — translated: MDRSTTDHSDSDSGDSWTLIENSSTYADDALDVPDHTTESTKVEHHDKDEDTDGISIITDSEPESSSPCEINYEHYLLEENLAPEHHIPQFMTVNSDLHDFKNHNESKKEDDDFLGDSGEKHKTYVHRRNKRLSTVLNIIMLGSVITAAGVAIGHMWGAKTDCSVHTSPNVNKILSNLYKLQEENAYLWNKLKELTALNNHQMNQQKTTLKQNKCKKIFEEPLINNDSKKVTKCVDSKFINDDKLLNKDMDKAAHENQFSLEDVIDNNHAYQKNKKWLDDEILQTSNQKPSKKLKTRHTPKSLEHNPKNQNKENDSKEIIYVKENSKNEKKNTEEYLNETQDLSSAITLNYINNINNKESEAFKSEYKYLNNKKLLKKPYGPEKDFSLNYVDKLENEKNKDQFKNYMRLKGAYGYEFDLSNKGKNTKTNFNSLNEEYDLFNDFNHKRHQSIKKRESNKTFKVETKDLDTNQISKDKFGTEEEFLRSIKDKKEMKKSLKSIKKAFKNNSKDFDKGKTTEGKEFLRNIKDKNQKIINKSESNKAFEKEYKILMKNNTPNSEYDSEEESNMKDSNLKKNKREDTKILQKKNKKNIKHETLKGKYNTAEQVMKDQNLNGYNQKENEMCEMNTKSLYTNEGSNDELGVNEDSLNIKNNRVKENSEKACTMKNNDLKWNKTPKNENDSKIKTQIINNDSIKDKKATGEDYYQSDISDEDLKKDNRYIGQKQKEERKKYDRQHSHKKVKRRNKYEQWEMKGGLFKDYDDISMSSSQENEYSFNEPNSQNDENRKRQLRDNSNKAEDNLNDDLKDYVKSSQKVNEGEDEENWLHKRAKFRTEARQKLDKESSVKNGINAAGWYFRRMRKREQSRGKVDSSTYRKLLKHKF